From the genome of Bacteroides sp. MSB163, one region includes:
- a CDS encoding ATP-binding protein: MSGNQSHEAKRFQLLSSVGQIGWWEADFATGEYLCSEYVCNLLGLEGDTLTFRQFGQLIREDYRCRITREFLSIEEIEVYEQTFPVYSSQGIVWVRSRLGEKWLTEDGHPKAFGILQLVDIPTDAQSGDILKQFNELLFRQHSVSQSLRSFLKDKSLSEVISGVLKDVLELFHGGRVYIVEYDTGYRIQSCTYEVVADGVSPEIDMLQKIPTNGMEWWLKQMLAGKPILLNTLSDLPRVARQESEILAMQNIKSLMVVPLRNTERVWGYIGIDLVDRYYKWTNEDYQWFSSLADIINICISLRLARDEADRERNFLSNLYKYMPMGYVRLSILCDEEGEPYDYLITDANQFSADLCGSPLERYKGRFASEIYSPDKLSIKLRILTDIHKHGLYRELDEYFEESKKTCHCIIYSPEPDELVCLYMDVTEMRRTYMALDHSEKLLRNLFSNIPVGVEIYNKDGILIDLNNKDMEIFGIKDKSSTLGVNFYENPNVPPDIRERVKVEDELDFSQDYEFSNVSDYYESEKKGGIELYTKVSKIYDNQGDNNGFVLINIDNTERINSINRIHDFENFFLLISEYAKVGYAKLNLLTRDGYAIKQWYKNMGEDEDTPLAEVVGIYNKMYPQDRARVLAFFEKAKRGEATSFKSEMRVLKPGTLNQWNWVRMNVVLNRYDPENGLIELIGVNYDITELKETERKLIEAKEKAEEADRLKSAFLANMSHEIRTPLNAIVGFSSLLVETEDQGEKQEYSKMVEENNELLLQLISDILDLSKIEAGTFDFKFRDFDINTLCGDLARSMQLRVKPGVELIFEPTLPQCVIVSDPNRLNQVVSNFINNAIKFTTTGSIRIGFDKPDEKHLRVYVADTGIGIAPEACHKIFDRFIKLNSFVQGTGLGLSISKSIIEQLGGKIGVDSELGKGSTFWFILPLE; the protein is encoded by the coding sequence ATGAGTGGCAACCAATCCCATGAGGCAAAACGTTTTCAGCTCCTTTCATCTGTTGGACAAATAGGCTGGTGGGAAGCAGACTTCGCTACGGGGGAATATCTTTGTTCCGAATATGTTTGTAATTTGTTAGGCTTGGAGGGAGACACTTTGACTTTTCGCCAGTTCGGCCAACTGATTCGTGAAGATTACCGTTGCCGCATCACACGTGAATTCCTTTCGATAGAGGAAATCGAGGTATATGAGCAAACTTTTCCTGTCTACTCTTCACAAGGCATTGTGTGGGTTCGTTCCCGTCTGGGCGAAAAGTGGCTGACAGAAGATGGGCATCCAAAGGCATTTGGTATCCTTCAACTGGTCGATATTCCTACGGACGCGCAATCCGGTGATATACTGAAACAGTTTAATGAATTGTTGTTCCGACAGCATTCTGTGTCCCAGTCCTTACGTAGTTTTCTGAAGGATAAGAGCCTGAGTGAAGTTATTTCGGGAGTATTGAAAGATGTCCTCGAACTCTTTCATGGCGGACGTGTCTATATAGTGGAATACGATACCGGCTATCGTATTCAAAGTTGTACTTACGAGGTAGTGGCTGACGGGGTTAGTCCTGAAATAGATATGCTGCAAAAGATTCCGACCAATGGCATGGAGTGGTGGCTTAAACAAATGTTGGCAGGTAAACCTATCCTATTGAATACTCTATCGGATTTGCCACGGGTAGCACGTCAGGAGTCTGAGATACTTGCTATGCAGAATATAAAGTCACTCATGGTGGTTCCTCTCCGGAATACCGAACGGGTGTGGGGATATATCGGTATTGACTTGGTAGACAGGTACTATAAATGGACGAATGAAGACTATCAATGGTTCTCCTCTTTAGCCGATATCATTAATATTTGTATCAGCTTGCGTCTTGCCAGAGATGAGGCCGACCGTGAACGTAATTTTCTGAGCAATCTCTATAAGTATATGCCCATGGGCTATGTACGCCTTTCCATTCTTTGCGATGAAGAAGGTGAACCTTATGACTATCTTATCACAGATGCCAATCAGTTCAGTGCTGATTTGTGCGGTTCGCCTTTAGAAAGATATAAAGGGCGTTTTGCTTCAGAAATCTATTCCCCGGACAAACTGTCAATCAAGCTTCGGATTCTTACAGATATACATAAGCATGGCCTGTACAGGGAACTGGATGAATATTTCGAAGAGTCAAAGAAGACTTGTCATTGCATTATTTATTCTCCCGAACCGGATGAGTTGGTTTGTCTCTATATGGATGTCACCGAGATGCGCCGTACGTATATGGCTTTGGATCACAGCGAGAAACTATTGCGAAATCTCTTTTCCAACATCCCTGTCGGTGTGGAGATTTATAATAAGGATGGGATACTGATAGATCTTAATAACAAGGATATGGAGATATTTGGGATTAAGGACAAATCAAGTACGCTTGGAGTGAACTTCTATGAGAATCCGAATGTGCCGCCCGATATCCGTGAAAGGGTGAAAGTGGAAGATGAACTTGACTTTTCGCAGGACTATGAATTCTCCAATGTGAGCGATTATTATGAATCGGAGAAGAAAGGCGGAATAGAACTTTATACGAAAGTAAGTAAGATATACGATAACCAGGGGGATAATAATGGTTTTGTACTTATCAATATAGACAATACGGAACGTATCAATTCCATCAACCGGATACATGATTTTGAGAACTTCTTCCTGCTGATTTCAGAATATGCCAAGGTAGGCTATGCCAAGCTGAACCTGCTTACCCGTGATGGATATGCCATCAAGCAATGGTATAAGAATATGGGTGAAGATGAAGATACGCCATTGGCAGAAGTGGTAGGAATTTATAATAAAATGTACCCACAAGACAGGGCACGTGTACTGGCTTTCTTTGAGAAGGCCAAACGAGGGGAAGCTACGAGTTTCAAGAGTGAGATGCGCGTGCTCAAACCCGGAACATTGAATCAATGGAATTGGGTACGTATGAATGTAGTGCTCAATCGGTATGATCCAGAGAACGGTCTGATCGAGCTAATCGGCGTCAATTATGATATCACCGAGTTGAAGGAAACGGAACGAAAGCTGATTGAAGCCAAAGAGAAAGCCGAAGAGGCAGACCGCCTGAAGAGTGCTTTCCTGGCAAATATGAGCCACGAGATACGTACACCGCTGAACGCCATCGTAGGCTTTTCAAGTTTACTGGTGGAGACGGAAGATCAGGGAGAAAAACAGGAATACTCAAAGATGGTGGAAGAGAATAATGAACTTCTGCTGCAGCTGATTTCAGATATTCTGGATCTGTCGAAGATAGAGGCGGGAACTTTTGACTTTAAGTTCAGGGATTTCGACATCAATACTTTGTGCGGAGATCTTGCACGCTCCATGCAGTTGAGAGTGAAACCGGGAGTGGAACTTATTTTTGAGCCGACCTTGCCGCAATGTGTCATTGTCAGCGATCCTAACCGCTTGAATCAGGTAGTTTCCAACTTTATAAATAATGCCATTAAGTTCACCACTACGGGTAGCATCCGGATAGGATTTGACAAACCGGATGAAAAACACCTGCGGGTGTATGTGGCGGATACGGGCATTGGTATTGCTCCCGAAGCCTGTCATAAGATATTCGACCGTTTCATTAAGCTGAACTCGTTTGTACAGGGCACAGGACTGGGACTTTCCATCAGCAAGAGCATCATCGAGCAATTGGGAGGTAAGATTGGCGTGGATAGTGAGCTGGGCAAAGGCTCAACATTCTGGTTTATCTTGCCGCTGGAATAA
- a CDS encoding NADH-quinone oxidoreductase subunit N — MDYSQFLILKEELSLIAVIVILFVADLFMSPDAHKKDGNPRLNTMLPVVLLTIHTLITIIPGPAADAFGGMYHNAPIQSIVKSILSVGTLIVFLMAHEWLKLPDTIIKQGEFYMLTLCTLLGMYFMISAGHFLMFFIGLETASIPMAALVAFDKYRHHSAEAGAKYILTALFSSGLLLYGISLIYGTVGTLYFDDIPAHLDGNALQIMAFVFFFSGMGFKLSLVPFHLWTADVYEGAPSVVTAYLSVISKGSAAFVLMTILIKTFAPMVDQWQEVLYWVIIASITLANLFALRQENLKRLMAFSSISQAGYIMLGVIAGTGQGMASLVYYVLIYMFANLSVFAVITIIALRAHRFTLEEYNGLYSTNPKLAFLMTLALFSLAGIPPFAGFFSKFFIFAAAFQGGFHLLVFIALANTIISLYYYLKIVKSMYINKSDEPIATFRSDNYTRASLVICTLGIIVLSLASVVYQNIDKFSFGLN; from the coding sequence ATGGATTATTCCCAATTCCTTATTCTCAAAGAAGAGCTTTCGCTGATAGCTGTCATCGTGATTCTCTTCGTGGCCGACCTCTTCATGAGCCCTGACGCTCATAAGAAGGACGGTAACCCACGGCTCAATACCATGCTGCCCGTCGTGTTGCTCACGATACACACGTTAATTACCATCATCCCCGGTCCGGCTGCCGATGCCTTCGGTGGCATGTACCATAACGCCCCGATACAAAGCATCGTGAAGTCCATCCTCAGCGTAGGTACGCTGATTGTTTTCCTGATGGCACACGAGTGGCTGAAGCTGCCGGACACCATCATCAAACAAGGTGAATTCTATATGCTGACACTCTGCACGTTGCTGGGTATGTATTTCATGATTTCCGCAGGACACTTCCTGATGTTCTTCATCGGACTGGAAACAGCAAGTATCCCGATGGCTGCATTGGTTGCTTTCGACAAGTACCGCCATCACTCTGCCGAAGCCGGTGCCAAATACATCCTCACCGCACTTTTCTCCAGCGGACTGTTGCTTTATGGCATCTCTCTTATTTACGGAACGGTAGGCACTCTCTATTTCGATGATATCCCGGCCCACCTGGACGGCAACGCCCTGCAAATAATGGCATTTGTCTTTTTCTTCTCCGGCATGGGATTCAAGCTTTCCCTTGTTCCTTTCCACCTCTGGACGGCAGACGTGTACGAAGGTGCCCCGAGCGTAGTAACCGCTTATTTGAGTGTTATTTCCAAAGGATCGGCAGCTTTCGTATTAATGACTATCCTTATCAAGACATTCGCCCCGATGGTGGATCAATGGCAGGAAGTTCTTTATTGGGTTATCATAGCTTCTATCACCCTTGCCAACCTTTTCGCCCTACGCCAGGAAAACCTGAAACGATTGATGGCATTTTCCAGTATCTCGCAGGCAGGATACATCATGTTGGGTGTGATTGCCGGAACCGGGCAGGGTATGGCATCATTGGTGTATTATGTACTTATTTACATGTTCGCCAATCTCTCTGTATTTGCAGTGATTACGATTATCGCCCTGCGCGCCCATCGCTTCACTCTTGAAGAGTATAACGGACTGTACAGTACCAATCCGAAACTGGCATTCCTCATGACGCTTGCCTTGTTTTCATTGGCAGGTATTCCTCCGTTCGCAGGCTTCTTCTCGAAGTTCTTTATCTTCGCGGCAGCTTTCCAGGGCGGTTTCCATCTGTTGGTGTTCATCGCATTGGCAAATACGATTATTTCACTCTATTACTATCTGAAGATTGTGAAGTCCATGTATATCAACAAGAGTGATGAGCCTATCGCCACTTTCCGCAGCGATAACTACACGCGTGCCAGCCTTGTCATCTGTACGCTCGGCATTATTGTATTGAGCCTTGCGAGCGTGGTTTATCAGAACATCGACAAGTTCTCGTTCGGACTGAATTAG
- a CDS encoding NADH-quinone oxidoreductase subunit M, translating into MNILSIFVLIPLLMLLGLWLSRNIRQIRTVMVTGASALVLAAVGLTIAYLQARAAGDTAEMLFRADVPWYPALNIHYSVGVDGISVAMLLLSAIIVFTGTFASWRLQPLTKEYFLWFTLLSLGVFGFFISTDLFTMFMFYEVALIPMYLLIGVWGSGRKEYSAMKLTLMLMGGSAFLLIGILGIYFGSGATSMNLLEIAQLHNIPIEQQRIWFPLTFLGFGVLGALFPFHTWSPDGHASAPTAVSMLHAGVLMKLGGYGCFRIAMYLMPEAAQELGWIFLILTGISVVYGAFSACVQTDLKYINAYSSVSHCGLVLFAILMMNQTACTGAVLQMLSHGLMTALFFALIGMIYGRTHTRDVRELSGLMKIMPFLAVCYVIAGLANLGLPGLSGFVAEMTIFNGAFQHADVFHRTWTIIACTSIVITAVYILRLVSKILYGTCTNKHHLALTDATWDERTAVIILIVCVAGLGLAPLWISNMIGDSVLPVVSAF; encoded by the coding sequence ATGAACATATTAAGTATTTTTGTTCTCATCCCCCTGTTGATGTTACTTGGTCTCTGGCTGAGTCGCAACATCAGGCAGATACGCACGGTGATGGTGACAGGTGCATCGGCATTAGTATTGGCCGCTGTAGGCCTGACCATTGCTTATCTGCAAGCGCGTGCCGCCGGAGACACAGCCGAAATGCTCTTCCGCGCGGATGTACCTTGGTATCCGGCACTCAACATACACTACTCCGTGGGAGTAGACGGCATTTCAGTAGCCATGCTGTTGCTCTCTGCCATCATCGTTTTCACCGGTACTTTCGCCTCCTGGCGCCTGCAACCGTTGACGAAAGAATATTTCCTTTGGTTCACCCTGCTCTCTCTGGGGGTGTTCGGCTTCTTCATTTCTACGGACCTGTTCACCATGTTCATGTTCTATGAAGTAGCGCTGATTCCGATGTACCTGCTTATCGGTGTATGGGGATCGGGACGTAAGGAATACTCTGCCATGAAACTGACACTGATGTTGATGGGTGGTTCCGCATTCCTGCTTATCGGAATTCTGGGTATCTATTTTGGTTCCGGTGCCACCAGTATGAACCTGCTGGAAATTGCCCAATTGCATAATATTCCTATCGAACAGCAACGCATCTGGTTCCCGCTTACCTTCCTCGGTTTCGGTGTACTCGGTGCATTGTTCCCGTTCCACACATGGAGCCCCGACGGTCACGCTTCGGCGCCTACTGCCGTAAGTATGCTCCATGCAGGTGTACTGATGAAACTTGGTGGTTACGGTTGTTTCCGCATCGCCATGTATCTGATGCCTGAAGCTGCTCAGGAACTCGGCTGGATATTCCTGATACTGACGGGTATCTCCGTTGTCTACGGTGCCTTCTCGGCCTGTGTACAGACAGATTTGAAGTATATTAACGCCTACTCTTCCGTATCTCACTGCGGTCTCGTGCTCTTCGCCATCCTGATGATGAACCAAACGGCTTGTACCGGTGCTGTCCTGCAAATGCTCAGCCACGGATTGATGACTGCCCTGTTCTTTGCCCTCATCGGTATGATATACGGTCGTACCCACACACGTGACGTGCGTGAGCTTTCGGGATTGATGAAAATCATGCCTTTCCTTGCTGTCTGTTACGTCATTGCCGGACTTGCCAATCTCGGACTTCCGGGACTCAGCGGTTTCGTTGCCGAGATGACCATCTTCAACGGTGCTTTCCAGCATGCGGATGTTTTCCACCGTACGTGGACTATCATTGCCTGCACCAGTATCGTGATTACCGCAGTCTATATCCTCCGGCTGGTTAGCAAGATATTGTATGGTACTTGCACCAACAAGCACCATCTGGCACTGACTGACGCCACCTGGGATGAGCGCACTGCCGTGATTATTCTCATCGTCTGCGTTGCAGGTCTCGGTCTTGCTCCGTTATGGATCAGCAATATGATCGGAGACAGTGTGCTACCGGTAGTCAGCGCATTTTAA
- the nuoL gene encoding NADH-quinone oxidoreductase subunit L, with protein sequence MEYTILILLLPLLSFLTLGIGGKWMTHRTAGIIGTTVLAVVALLSYATAWQYFSAPRLADGTFATLMPYNVTWLPFTETLSIDLGILLDPISVMMLIVISTVSLMVHVYSFGYMKGERGFQRYYAFLSLFTMSMLGLVVATNIFQMYLFWELVGVSSYLLIGFYYTRPAAVAASKKAFIVTRFADLGFLIGILVYGYYAGTYTFQPSEMALLKGGAVMIPLALGLMFIGGAGKSAMFPLHIWLPDAMEGPTPVSALIHAATMVVAGVYLVARMFPLFIGYAPDVLHLVAYVGAFTAFYAASVACVQSDIKRVLAFSTISQIGFMMVALGVCTSADPHHGGLGYMAGMFHLFTHAMFKALLFLGAGSIIHAVHSNEMSAMGGLRKYMPVTHITFLIACLAIAGIPPFSGFFSKDEILTACFQFSPAMGWIMTVIAAMTAFYMFRLYYGIFWGKENKELHAEHTPHESPLTMTIPLMFLAVVTIGAGFIPFGKFISSNGTAYEIHLDWAVAGTSIAIAVISIAIATAMYARAKQPVANALARRFRGLWTAAYHRFYIDEVYQFVTHKIIFGCISRPIAWFDRHVVDGFFNFLAWSANATSDEIRGLQSGQIQQYTYVFLLGTLALILLLLL encoded by the coding sequence ATGGAATATACAATTCTAATCCTGCTCCTCCCCTTGCTCTCCTTCCTCACGTTGGGGATTGGCGGCAAATGGATGACGCACCGGACGGCAGGCATCATCGGTACCACGGTACTGGCTGTGGTAGCCCTGCTGAGCTACGCCACTGCCTGGCAGTATTTCTCCGCTCCGCGTCTGGCGGACGGCACTTTCGCCACACTGATGCCTTATAATGTGACGTGGTTGCCCTTTACCGAGACGCTGAGCATTGACCTGGGTATCCTGCTCGACCCTATTTCCGTGATGATGCTTATCGTCATCTCCACCGTGTCGCTGATGGTACATGTGTACTCTTTCGGCTACATGAAAGGTGAGCGCGGATTCCAACGTTATTATGCATTTCTCAGCCTCTTTACCATGTCCATGTTGGGACTGGTGGTGGCTACCAATATCTTCCAGATGTACCTGTTCTGGGAGTTGGTGGGTGTTTCGTCTTACTTGCTCATCGGTTTCTACTATACCCGGCCGGCGGCTGTCGCTGCAAGCAAGAAAGCGTTCATCGTTACCCGTTTTGCCGACCTGGGTTTCCTGATCGGTATCCTCGTTTATGGTTATTATGCCGGAACTTACACCTTCCAGCCCAGTGAAATGGCATTGCTGAAAGGTGGCGCGGTAATGATACCCCTGGCTCTCGGACTGATGTTCATCGGCGGTGCTGGAAAGAGCGCCATGTTCCCGTTGCACATCTGGCTGCCGGATGCGATGGAAGGCCCGACACCGGTCAGCGCATTGATTCATGCAGCGACCATGGTGGTAGCCGGAGTTTACCTTGTGGCGCGAATGTTCCCGCTGTTCATCGGTTATGCACCCGACGTGCTGCACCTGGTAGCTTACGTCGGAGCGTTCACTGCATTCTATGCCGCTTCGGTAGCTTGTGTACAGAGTGACATCAAACGTGTGCTGGCATTCTCCACGATCTCACAGATTGGCTTTATGATGGTGGCACTGGGAGTTTGCACTTCCGCTGATCCGCATCATGGCGGTCTGGGTTATATGGCCGGCATGTTCCACCTGTTCACGCACGCTATGTTCAAGGCATTGCTCTTCCTCGGCGCAGGTAGCATTATCCATGCGGTACACAGCAATGAGATGTCCGCTATGGGTGGACTGCGCAAGTACATGCCTGTGACGCATATTACGTTCCTGATTGCTTGTCTTGCCATCGCAGGTATTCCTCCGTTCTCCGGTTTCTTCTCTAAAGATGAGATATTGACAGCATGCTTCCAGTTCAGTCCCGCAATGGGCTGGATTATGACAGTGATTGCTGCAATGACGGCATTTTATATGTTCCGCCTTTACTATGGTATCTTCTGGGGCAAAGAGAATAAAGAGCTTCATGCTGAACATACTCCCCACGAAAGTCCGTTAACTATGACTATCCCGCTGATGTTCCTTGCCGTTGTTACTATCGGAGCCGGTTTCATCCCCTTCGGTAAATTCATCTCTTCCAACGGTACGGCTTACGAGATTCATCTCGACTGGGCGGTAGCGGGTACCAGCATTGCTATAGCCGTTATCTCCATCGCGATTGCCACAGCCATGTACGCACGGGCAAAGCAACCCGTTGCCAATGCCCTTGCTCGTCGTTTCCGCGGATTATGGACAGCTGCCTATCATCGCTTCTATATCGATGAAGTGTACCAGTTCGTGACTCACAAGATAATCTTCGGTTGCATCTCCCGCCCCATCGCCTGGTTCGACCGCCACGTAGTAGACGGTTTCTTCAACTTCCTTGCCTGGAGTGCCAATGCCACCAGTGATGAGATACGCGGTCTGCAAAGTGGACAAATTCAACAGTACACTTACGTATTCCTATTGGGTACGCTGGCGTTGATATTGTTATTGCTGCTATAG
- the nuoK gene encoding NADH-quinone oxidoreductase subunit NuoK, translated as MIHMEYYLIVSAIMFFAGIYGFFTRRNTLAILISIELILNATDINFAVFNRFLFPDGMEGYFFALFSIAISAAETAVAIAIMINIYRNIRSIQVGKLDELKW; from the coding sequence ATGATTCACATGGAATATTATCTGATAGTTTCGGCTATCATGTTTTTCGCCGGTATCTATGGGTTCTTCACCCGCCGCAACACACTGGCGATACTTATCAGCATCGAGTTGATACTGAATGCCACGGATATCAACTTCGCAGTGTTCAACCGTTTCCTTTTCCCCGACGGAATGGAGGGGTACTTCTTCGCCCTGTTCTCCATCGCCATCTCGGCCGCCGAAACGGCAGTAGCTATCGCGATTATGATCAACATCTACCGCAATATACGAAGCATTCAGGTAGGCAAGCTGGACGAGTTGAAATGGTAG
- a CDS encoding NADH-quinone oxidoreductase subunit J family protein, with the protein MEITLETVVFYFLAVFISVCSILTVTTRHMVRSATYLLFTLFGTAGIYFLLGYTFLGSVQIMVYAGGIVVLYVFSILLTSGEGDRTTDKLKRSKLLAGLGATVGGAIIVVFITLKHKFLATTDLVPLEINIKTIGHSMLSSDKFGYLLPFEAVSILLLACIVGGLVIARKR; encoded by the coding sequence ATGGAAATAACCCTTGAAACCGTAGTATTCTACTTTCTGGCAGTGTTCATCAGCGTGTGTTCCATTCTCACTGTGACTACACGCCACATGGTACGCTCGGCAACGTATCTGCTGTTCACGCTTTTCGGCACGGCAGGTATCTACTTCCTGCTGGGCTACACATTTCTAGGTTCGGTACAAATCATGGTTTATGCCGGCGGTATTGTTGTGCTCTACGTCTTCTCCATCCTGCTGACCAGTGGCGAAGGAGACCGTACTACCGACAAGTTGAAACGTAGCAAACTGTTGGCCGGTCTGGGCGCAACCGTAGGTGGCGCCATCATCGTGGTGTTCATTACGCTAAAACATAAATTCCTCGCTACTACCGATCTTGTACCGTTGGAAATTAACATCAAGACTATCGGGCACTCTATGCTGAGTAGTGACAAATTCGGTTATCTGCTTCCCTTCGAGGCAGTCAGCATCCTGTTGCTGGCATGTATCGTAGGTGGGTTGGTGATTGCACGTAAACGCTAA
- a CDS encoding 4Fe-4S binding protein: MKDKNETYSYLGGLVHGIGSLLTGMKTTMAVFCRRKVTEQYPENRATLEMFDRFRGTLTMPHNDRNEHHCVACGLCQIACPNDTIKVTSEMIETEDGKKKKILVKYEYDLGSCMFCQLCVTACPHDAITFTTDFEHAVFDRTKLVKTLNHPGSHVEEKKKPE, encoded by the coding sequence ATGAAAGATAAGAACGAAACATACAGTTATTTGGGCGGACTTGTGCATGGCATCGGCTCCTTGCTGACGGGTATGAAGACTACCATGGCCGTCTTCTGCCGCCGGAAAGTGACAGAGCAATACCCGGAGAACCGTGCGACGCTGGAGATGTTCGACCGTTTCCGCGGTACGCTGACCATGCCGCACAATGACCGGAACGAACACCATTGCGTAGCATGCGGGCTGTGCCAGATAGCATGTCCCAACGATACCATCAAAGTAACAAGTGAAATGATAGAGACTGAGGACGGCAAGAAAAAGAAGATATTGGTAAAGTATGAATACGACCTCGGTTCGTGCATGTTCTGCCAACTTTGTGTCACTGCTTGTCCGCACGATGCGATTACGTTTACTACAGACTTTGAGCATGCGGTGTTCGACCGTACAAAGCTGGTGAAGACGCTGAACCATCCGGGCAGTCATGTAGAAGAGAAAAAGAAACCGGAGTAA
- the nuoH gene encoding NADH-quinone oxidoreductase subunit NuoH, which translates to MFDFSIVTNWIHQTLTSLMPEGLAIFLECVVIGVCIILMYAVLAIILIYMERKICAFFQCRLGPNRVGKWGSIQVICDVLKMLTKEIFTPKAADRFLYNLAPFMVIIASFLTFACLPINKGMEVLNFNVGVFFLLAASSIGVLGILLAGWGSNNKFSLIGAMRSGAQIISYELSVGLSILTMVVLMGTMQFSEIVEGQADGWFIFKGHIPAVIAFVIYLIAGNAECNRGPFDLPEAESELTAGYHTEYSGMHFGFFYLAEYLNLFIVAGVAATIFLGGWMPFHIVGLDGFNAIMDYIPGFIWFFGKAFFVVFLLMWIKWTFPRLRIDQILALEWKYLVPISMVNLILMVLIVVFKLHF; encoded by the coding sequence GTGTTTGACTTTAGTATAGTAACCAATTGGATACACCAGACGCTGACTTCCCTGATGCCGGAAGGTCTGGCGATATTCCTCGAATGTGTAGTGATAGGCGTGTGCATCATTCTGATGTATGCCGTACTCGCCATCATTCTGATTTACATGGAGCGCAAGATATGCGCTTTCTTCCAGTGCCGTCTCGGTCCGAACCGTGTGGGTAAATGGGGTAGCATTCAGGTCATCTGCGACGTGTTGAAAATGCTGACCAAAGAAATCTTCACTCCGAAAGCTGCCGACCGTTTCCTATACAACCTGGCACCGTTCATGGTGATCATAGCTTCATTCCTGACATTTGCCTGCCTCCCTATTAATAAAGGTATGGAAGTGCTGAATTTCAATGTAGGTGTATTCTTCCTGCTGGCAGCATCCAGTATAGGTGTATTAGGTATTCTGCTGGCCGGCTGGGGATCCAATAATAAGTTTTCATTGATCGGAGCCATGCGAAGCGGAGCACAGATCATCTCGTACGAGTTGTCTGTAGGACTGAGTATATTGACTATGGTAGTGCTGATGGGTACGATGCAGTTCTCTGAAATTGTAGAAGGACAGGCTGACGGATGGTTCATCTTCAAAGGACACATTCCGGCAGTGATCGCTTTCGTTATCTACCTGATAGCCGGAAACGCGGAGTGTAACCGTGGTCCGTTCGACTTGCCGGAAGCTGAAAGTGAACTGACGGCAGGATACCACACCGAATATAGCGGTATGCACTTTGGTTTCTTCTATCTGGCCGAATATCTGAACCTGTTTATCGTAGCCGGCGTGGCTGCCACCATCTTCCTGGGCGGCTGGATGCCGTTTCATATTGTAGGGCTGGATGGCTTCAACGCCATAATGGATTATATTCCGGGCTTCATCTGGTTCTTCGGCAAGGCATTCTTCGTAGTATTCCTGCTGATGTGGATTAAATGGACATTCCCCCGCTTGCGTATCGACCAGATCCTGGCATTGGAATGGAAGTATCTGGTACCCATCTCGATGGTAAACCTCATTCTGATGGTACTGATTGTTGTATTTAAACTGCACTTTTAG